The nucleotide window GCCCCAGTCGCAATCGAAAGCCTCGCTATCGTATAGAGACATGATGCTGCCGTAGACGACGTTGTGCGAGATGACGGGATTATGATCGCCTAGAACCCACATCCCCGCGAAATTACCACCAGTCCATGGATAGGCTCCGGTGCCGAGGTTGCTGGCTGTATTATAGTCGATGAGAGGCTCGTTACCGTAGGAGATTAAGAttccgtcgccgccgcaagcgTTAATGTTGTTCTTGGTGACGTGAGGCTTCTGGCCCAAGTTTGTCGCCTCGCCCACTCGCACCTTGATGCCACCGCCTCCACAATCGTGGACATCGTTATTCTGGACCAGTACGCCATCGTAGCGGCTGCCTTTGTTGGCTACGTCCACGAGGATGCCGGCAGAGAGAATGAAATCCGCAGAGTGCGTGGCTTTGTTCGTTTGGCCCGCGACATTGTAGACCGTATTGCCATCAATGGTTATGCCCGTGTGTGTCTTGCCGTCACTAGACGTGGCGTGAATGCCTTgcctggcggcgagggcagagGCCGGGTTGGTGACGGAGAGCTTGGAAATAGTCCAGTAATCCTGGTTGGTCAGCGTGactgcggcagcagccccgtTGCCATCAATGATGGGGTTGCTTCCGGAGCCGTAGCTGGTGAGTTTGATCGAGGCCGACGCTGTGCCGCTGCCTTTGGGCGACAGAACCCCCTTACATGTCGTACCGGCCTTGATCGAAAtcacgtcgcccgccgcgaacGTTGGCGAGTTCACCTGCGCGAGACTGTTCCATGGACTACTTTGTGTCCCGGAACCGGCTGATGATTGCGAGCAATCCACGTAGTAGTTTGTTGCCAACGCCGGGCTGCTCcatgcggcgacggcgattAAGGTTCTGCTGATTGGAGCCATGGTCGAGTTGCTTGTTGAAAGGCAAACCGCTCAAAACACAAGGCTTCGTTCCTGATTGTCAACCTCAATTATGGAATGAGAGTTATGTACGGTCACAAATGTGAGCCAGAAGAAGCCTGGCGGGGAGACTGCCGACTCTTCGTTTTTACGATTCTGTAGTCAAGCTTTTATAGCACGACAGATCAAGGTCATGGTTAGAACTACGGTTCCTGCAACAAGCCACCGGGGGGCACTTGTAGTGGCCAGCGGGCATGACCGGGACCCCGGCCACGAAAGGCTTTAGTTGATAACCGGCTGCGCTTGTTGACTGGTGCACCGAAGCGACCATGCTTTGCGGAGTCGATGACCGAGACCATGCCGACGTTCTCGTGCGTTGCCATCGTGTCAATCGCCCGGGAGCAGGTCATTGGAACATGGCCTGACGGCAA belongs to Purpureocillium takamizusanense chromosome 1, complete sequence and includes:
- a CDS encoding uncharacterized protein (COG:S~CAZy:GH136~EggNog:ENOG503PBAJ~SECRETED:SignalP(1-20~SECRETED:cutsite=ALA-TN~SECRETED:prob=0.8427)); translation: MAPISRTLIAVAAWSSPALATNYYVDCSQSSAGSGTQSSPWNSLAQVNSPTFAAGDVISIKAGTTCKGVLSPKGSGTASASIKLTSYGSGSNPIIDGNGAAAAVTLTNQDYWTISKLSVTNPASALAARQGIHATSSDGKTHTGITIDGNTVYNVAGQTNKATHSADFILSAGILVDVANKGSRYDGVLVQNNDVHDCGGGGIKVRVGEATNLGQKPHVTKNNINACGGDGILISYGNEPLIDYNTASNLGTGAYPWTGGNFAGMWVLGDHNPVISHNVVYGSIMSLYDSEAFDCDWGNTGNCTVEYNYSRDNAGGAFLNCDGCGTSGGADQIVRYNIFENDCRMISNGDKPTLYFYQNVMYCADKDFEIEVPPTTHFTNNIFVGNSKSTLPTRGGISWEWNVFQDVARPTNNGIAGNPFFVDPGKGGNTLDSVGGYQLKKTSPALHNGAIVADNGGRDYYGNAVSATEKPNRGAYEGPGI